A portion of the Diprion similis isolate iyDipSimi1 chromosome 4, iyDipSimi1.1, whole genome shotgun sequence genome contains these proteins:
- the LOC124406090 gene encoding nuclear receptor coactivator 1 isoform X2, which yields MSIAAAENAGPGPCDLQDPVWVKMSAVTGNNTKKRKKSDAKPQSQLNKCLNEKRRRTQENLYIDELAELISAQDMSSGKTDKCQILQRTVDQIRHIRQQEGSNSHAVQQGEVSSSNPNILSNDQVGPILLEALDGFLFVVNAEGRVEYITDNISQYISYTKDDVFGKDIYNIIHHGDHKTFMASLLPMSIGLTSEPQPQTRNRTFNCRFLVKPPDDKEETMEEKQQRISKYETMQICSALLPNNTDRLESGDVSSESLDGPCMMCVARRIPHSEKPITSIKQFTVKLDTIGRITWIDSSGLSPPYSKYISKDLIGSKIQDLCHPLDVNKLNAHLDNTLHTHEGTSTMYRLRVKADKFLNVQTKSRLFKANGINGHESDFLMATHSIIGDNELTPNEGGQLSNSKTCSGHSSNHCTNSSNNNNGNNNNNVGGPLMTGAHLNGQSSCNTGRGLAAARAPTSSSSSNLNVFSANDTSSCNPLTSLSTTSNSFNQFSGNMELDFELFPSTTWEPLDSGHSWGDRSDSRASGPTNSRPPSQPAPASPSPQGSYSVNSATGATSHCSPMRAYSPTTVHTSRSFSNSFSFSPLQETQTAVTATPSSANTNGGGGVLANKRLEESKGCPPVTPVNVDTNKSQHSAAPAPDTQNCTVSTESRRLRNLLTKGASTSDENQDNINNTVSDNQNKHRILKTLLKEADDEDLHLDIDNKKVRPSNSGISKSSTDHSKTSSGNNMLLELLNDKNDDDDLETRAGLKKRHELLQQLLKDQDEEGKSHDSQNRGDDPLLKSLGFNNPTPPLSQSGNHGGQSQVGQKRPGETGDEDLAAKRTMDGLHQVTSSGNNSSSNASTSKLWEKNKMLAWLLAQQPSEPKTKPSVPLHELSAIPQETLPRIKAAQQKTWATAQPVVSNPSTTTSTPIQSQPRLPRTSTNIYDFNPQQRPQVGSMNPEFGTTSGETRRSVQVEQNWLETSGSDPILSDLLDQVIDIVPDTITDIIESPQNNAVDEKIAAINAIHKSLILCETVVNPTSSTITMPGTPPAYSTALGNTPVTTGHNYQPPPMYQQQQQRARFNNVQQNVVRQSSAQFSQQQLQLQQRTKQLQHQQQQQQQQQLKQRLLQQQQQQQLLIPSNATATDQLPTDIHNIDSLLNNTVAPNVSLQRSSVSDSQVSPGYGGLSVQLPSTHRLTHSYSHPSTLPQHSVVNTNFNNGQQGSAAARLSPHSPASILSFSHPQSLSPRVTQGNYGNGPRMFVNSVRPQPQQSVSQQQQQRSMPSPGTPASARQSPFPADTFPPPPASPTAGQFPPVPNAGAANPSGQYRLQRTTSTPSATTQLPGGINSPRHYGGMNKEQPLLSPSHPHSGCPSQPSLNQHNVTNAQHLSNQHPAMIYHSNTTLNSTEVQNNQFCYDRASVSLYSSGPGDTSNTRPLPPGNPNSHQMGGNTGSGGTMTEFVRQELRAIVGARTQQQQQQRIPNNIQNNLSGQVSAEELDALGLTYEMSSAGEAVVSDGPAKSWAIGSAGSAPSSSRTTMEEVARGDPKSSLLQKLLSE from the exons GCCTGGCCCGTGTGATCTACAAGACCCGGTGTGGGTCAAAATGAGTGCAGTCACTGGTAACAACaccaagaaaagaaagaaatcagATGCCAAGCCCCAGTCTCAGCT TAACAAGTGCCTTAATGAAAAGAGACGGAGGACCCAGGAGAACCTCTACATCGACGAGCTTGCCGAGCTGATCTCCGCCCAGGACATGAGCTCTGGCAAGACCGATAAATGTCAAATTCTCCAGAGAACAGTCGATCag atcCGGCACATAAGACAACAAGAAGGCTCTAATAGTCATGCTGTACAGCAGGGGGAAGTTTCCTCGTCAAATCCCAACATATTATCTAATGACCAAGTTGGCCCTATTTTACTTGAG gCATTAGATGGATTTTTATTCGTTGTGAACGCCGAGGGGAGAGTCGAGTACATTACGGATAATATATCTCAATATATTTCTTATACAAAAGATGATGTGTTTGGAAAAGatatctataatattatacatcacGGAGATCATAAAACGTTCATGGCAAGCTTGCTTCCGATGTCAATAG GGTTGACAAGCGAGCCTCAACCACAGACGAGAAATCGGACATTTAATTGCCGTTTTTTGGTGAAGCCTCCTGATGATAAAGAAGAGACTATGGAAGAGAAGCAACAGAGAATATCAAAGTACGAAACTATGCAAATCTGTTCAGCGCTTCTTCCAAACAACACAGATCGCCTAGAAAGTGGAGACGTTTCCTCAGAATCCTTAGATGGGCCATGCATGATGTGTGTTGCCCGGCGAATACCCCACAGTGAAAAGCCGATAACGTCCATTAAACAATTCACTGTTAAACTTGACACTATTGGCAGGATTACATGGATCGACAGCAGCGGCTTGTCTCCTCCATACTCCAAGTACATAAGCAAG GACCTAATTGGCTCTAAAATACAAGACTTGTGCCATCCACTGGATGTGAATAAGTTGAATGCTCATTTGGATAATACGCTTCACACCCATGAAGGCACGAGTACAATGTATCGGCTCCGTGTGAAAGCAGACAAGTTCCTTAACGTGCAAACGAAGTCAAGACTCTTTAAAGCAAATGGGATTAATGGCCACGAAAGTGATTTCTTGATGGCAACACATTCTATTATTGG GGACAATGAGTTAACGCCTAACGAGGGTGGTCAGCTTTCCAACAGCAAAACGTGCTCTGGACATTCTAGTAACCATTGTACgaatagtagtaataataataatggtaacaataacaataacgtcGGTGGTCCATTGATGACCGGGGCTCATCTTAATGGCCAATCGAGTTGCAATACCGGCCGGGGGCTGGCAGCGGCACGGGCACCAacatcctcctcctcgtcaaACTTGAATGTATTTAGTGCAAACGATACTTCGTCGTGCAATCCTTTAACTTCACTGAGTACGACAAGTAATTCGTTCAACCAATTTTCGGGGAACATGGAATTGGACTTTGAGCTTTTCCCTAGTACCACATGGGAACCACTGGACAGCGGACATAGTTGGGGAGATCGATCTGACTCGAGGGCAAGCGGACCGACTAATTCTCGACCCCCCTCGCAGCCAGCCCCGGCATCTCCGAGCCCCCAAGGATCATACTCCGTTAATTCTGCTACTGGCGCCACATCCCACTGTAGCCCAATGCGCGCATACAGCCCAACCACGGTGCACACCAGTAGATCCTTCAGTAATTCCTTCTCGTTCAGTCCTCTTCAGGAGACGCAAACGGCGGTCACTGCCACACCTTCAAGCGCTAATACCAACGGGGGTGGTGGGGTATTGGCTAACAAGAGATTGGAGGAGAGCAAGGGATGCCCACCTGTTACACCTGTCAATGTTGATACAAACAAAAGTCAGCATAGCGCCGCACCAGCCCCAGACACACAGAACTGTACTGTTTCTACAGAGTCTCGAAGACTCAGGAATCTTTTGACCAAGGGAGCTAGCACTAGTGACGAAAATCAAGACAATATCAATAATACTGTCTCTGACAACCAAAACAAGCATAGGATACTGAAGACATTGCTTAAGGAGGCTGATGATGAGGATCTTCATCTTGATATAGATAACAAAAAAGTACGGCCAAGCAATAGCGGTATATCCAAATCCAGCACCGATCATTCCAAGACTTCAAGCGGAAACAACATGTTGTTGGAG TTATTAAATGacaaaaatgacgacgacgacttgGAAACCAGAGCGGGTTTAAAGAAGCGGCATGAACTTTTACAGCAGCTCCTAAAAGACCAGgacgaagaaggaaaaagtcACGACTCACAG AACCGCGGCGATGATCCTCTATTGAAAAGTCTTGGATTTAATAACCCGACACCACCGCTGTCACAATCAGGCAATCATGGAGGCCAGTCACAAGTTGGTCAAAAGAGACCAGGTGAGACTGGAGATGAAGATTTGGCTGCAAAACGTACAATGGACGGGCTGCACCAAGTAACTTCTTCTGGCAATAACTCGTCCTCGAATGCCTCAACCAGTAAGCTATgggagaagaataaaatgcTCGCCTGGCTTTTAGCACAACAGCCCTCTGAACCGAAAACTAAACCTTCAGTACCTCTCCATGAATTATCAGCAATTCCACAG GAAACGCTACCTCGCATTAAGGCAGCACAGCAAAAAACCTGGGCCACTGCGCAACCAGTTGTTAGTAATCCATCTACAACGACAAGCACTCCGATCCAAAGTCAACCTCGACTACCTCGCACTTCGACTAATATCTATGATTTTAATCCG caACAGCGACCTCAAGTGGGTTCTATGAATCCAGAATTTGGAACTACTAGTGGAGAAACTCGTCGTTCTGTTCAGGTAGAACAGAATTGGCTGGAAACTTCAGGGTCTGATCCCATACTTTCTGATCTATTAGATCAAGTCATAGACATTGTGCCAGATACAATCACAG ACATCATCGAATCGCCTCAGAATAATGCTGTAGACGAGAAAATAGCTGCTATTAACGCCATTCACAAGTCATTGATACTATGCGAAACTGTAGTGAACCCTACGTCTTCCACGATAACGATGCCTGGAACACCGCCTGCATACTCCACCGCA TTGGGAAATACTCCTGTGACAACCGGCCATAATTACCAGCCACCTCCTATGtaccagcaacagcagcaaagGGCAAGATTTAATAACGTCCAACAGAATGTTGTACGCCAGTCATCAGCCCAATTCAGTCAACAACAGTTACAGTTGCAACAGAGAACTAAGCAGCTTCAAcatcaacagcagcaacagcagcaacagcaacttAAGCAACGGTTGCttcagcaacagcagcaacaacaacttCTTATACCTTCTAATGCAACTGCCACTGACCAGTTACCGACCGACATTCACAACATTGATAGTCTACTCAACAACACAGTGGCGCCTAACGTTTCACTACAG CGATCGAGCGTCTCCGACTCTCAGGTATCACCGGGTTATGGAGGATTATCCGTCCAGTTGCCTTCCACGCATCGTCTTACTCATTCATACTCACACCCTTCAACGTTACCTCAACA cTCTGTTGTGAACACCAACTTCAATAACGGGCAACAAGGATCAGCGGCAGCGAGGCTCTCCCCACACTCGCCCGCTAgcattttgtcattttcacaTCCACAATCGCTATCTCCTCGCGTAACTCAG GGAAATTACGGCAACGGACCAAGGATGTTCGTAAACTCAGTAAGACCGCAACCGCAACAGTCTGTCtcacagcaacaacagcaacgaTCCATGCCATCGCCTGGAACGCCTGCTTCGGCAAGGCAATCTCCTTTTCCTGCAGACACCTTTCCACCGCCACCTGCCTCACCTACCGCTGGTCAATTTCCTCCGGTTCCTAATGCAGGTGCGGCGAATCCCTCAGGACAATATAGACTTCAGCGAACTACATCAACTCCATCAGCAACAACACAGCTGCCAG GTGGGATAAATTCGCCCAGGCACTATGGGGGAATGAATAAGGAGCAGCCTCTTCTGTCGCCAAGTCACCCTCATTCTGGCTGTCCGTCTCAGCCATCGCTGAACCAACACAATGTCACCAACGCCCAACATCTATCGAATCAACACCCTGCTATGATTTATCACTCAAACACCACACTCAACTCCACTGAAGTACAGAATAACCAATTTTGTTACGATCGAGCGTCCGTTTCACTCTATTCGTCGGGGCCTGGGGATACATCGAACACCAGGCCTCTGCCTCCTGGCAATCCCAACAGTCACCAAATGGGTG GTAATACGGGAAGCGGTGGGACTATGACGGAGTTTGTTCGACAGGAGTTGAGAGCTATTGTTGGCGCTCGAacacaacagcagcaacaacagagGATACCCAACAACATCCAAAACAATTTATCTGGTCAAGTTTCTGCGGAAGAACTCGACGCCCTTGGTTTAACTTACGAGATGTCTTCTGCAG GTGAGGCTGTGGTTAGTGATGGCCCCGCCAAAAGCTGGGCCATTGGGAGTGCTGGAAGTGCACCCTCTTCCTCCAGG ACTACTATGGAGGAAGTGGCACGAGGTGATCCGAAATCATCCCTACTACAAAAACTATTATCCGAGTGA
- the LOC124406090 gene encoding nuclear receptor coactivator 1 isoform X4: MSIAAAENAGPGPCDLQDPVWVKMSAVTGNNTKKRKKSDAKPQSQLNKCLNEKRRRTQENLYIDELAELISAQDMSSGKTDKCQILQRTVDQIRHIRQQEGSNSHAVQQGEVSSSNPNILSNDQVGPILLEALDGFLFVVNAEGRVEYITDNISQYISYTKDDVFGKDIYNIIHHGDHKTFMASLLPMSIGLTSEPQPQTRNRTFNCRFLVKPPDDKEETMEEKQQRISKYETMQICSALLPNNTDRLESGDVSSESLDGPCMMCVARRIPHSEKPITSIKQFTVKLDTIGRITWIDSSGLSPPYSKYISKDLIGSKIQDLCHPLDVNKLNAHLDNTLHTHEGTSTMYRLRVKADKFLNVQTKSRLFKANGINGHESDFLMATHSIIGDNELTPNEGGQLSNSKTCSGHSSNHCTNSSNNNNGNNNNNVGGPLMTGAHLNGQSSCNTGRGLAAARAPTSSSSSNLNVFSANDTSSCNPLTSLSTTSNSFNQFSGNMELDFELFPSTTWEPLDSGHSWGDRSDSRASGPTNSRPPSQPAPASPSPQGSYSVNSATGATSHCSPMRAYSPTTVHTSRSFSNSFSFSPLQETQTAVTATPSSANTNGGGGVLANKRLEESKGCPPVTPVNVDTNKSQHSAAPAPDTQNCTVSTESRRLRNLLTKGASTSDENQDNINNTVSDNQNKHRILKTLLKEADDEDLHLDIDNKKVRPSNSGISKSSTDHSKTSSGNNMLLEQLLKDQDEEGKSHDSQNRGDDPLLKSLGFNNPTPPLSQSGNHGGQSQVGQKRPGETGDEDLAAKRTMDGLHQVTSSGNNSSSNASTSKLWEKNKMLAWLLAQQPSEPKTKPSVPLHELSAIPQETLPRIKAAQQKTWATAQPVVSNPSTTTSTPIQSQPRLPRTSTNIYDFNPQQRPQVGSMNPEFGTTSGETRRSVQVEQNWLETSGSDPILSDLLDQVIDIVPDTITDPTAIINLLDIIESPQNNAVDEKIAAINAIHKSLILCETVVNPTSSTITMPGTPPAYSTALGNTPVTTGHNYQPPPMYQQQQQRARFNNVQQNVVRQSSAQFSQQQLQLQQRTKQLQHQQQQQQQQQLKQRLLQQQQQQQLLIPSNATATDQLPTDIHNIDSLLNNTVAPNVSLQRSSVSDSQVSPGYGGLSVQLPSTHRLTHSYSHPSTLPQHSVVNTNFNNGQQGSAAARLSPHSPASILSFSHPQSLSPRVTQGNYGNGPRMFVNSVRPQPQQSVSQQQQQRSMPSPGTPASARQSPFPADTFPPPPASPTAGQFPPVPNAGAANPSGQYRLQRTTSTPSATTQLPGGINSPRHYGGMNKEQPLLSPSHPHSGCPSQPSLNQHNVTNAQHLSNQHPAMIYHSNTTLNSTEVQNNQFCYDRASVSLYSSGPGDTSNTRPLPPGNPNSHQMGGNTGSGGTMTEFVRQELRAIVGARTQQQQQQRIPNNIQNNLSGQVSAEELDALGLTYEMSSAGEAVVSDGPAKSWAIGSAGSAPSSSRTTMEEVARGDPKSSLLQKLLSE, from the exons GCCTGGCCCGTGTGATCTACAAGACCCGGTGTGGGTCAAAATGAGTGCAGTCACTGGTAACAACaccaagaaaagaaagaaatcagATGCCAAGCCCCAGTCTCAGCT TAACAAGTGCCTTAATGAAAAGAGACGGAGGACCCAGGAGAACCTCTACATCGACGAGCTTGCCGAGCTGATCTCCGCCCAGGACATGAGCTCTGGCAAGACCGATAAATGTCAAATTCTCCAGAGAACAGTCGATCag atcCGGCACATAAGACAACAAGAAGGCTCTAATAGTCATGCTGTACAGCAGGGGGAAGTTTCCTCGTCAAATCCCAACATATTATCTAATGACCAAGTTGGCCCTATTTTACTTGAG gCATTAGATGGATTTTTATTCGTTGTGAACGCCGAGGGGAGAGTCGAGTACATTACGGATAATATATCTCAATATATTTCTTATACAAAAGATGATGTGTTTGGAAAAGatatctataatattatacatcacGGAGATCATAAAACGTTCATGGCAAGCTTGCTTCCGATGTCAATAG GGTTGACAAGCGAGCCTCAACCACAGACGAGAAATCGGACATTTAATTGCCGTTTTTTGGTGAAGCCTCCTGATGATAAAGAAGAGACTATGGAAGAGAAGCAACAGAGAATATCAAAGTACGAAACTATGCAAATCTGTTCAGCGCTTCTTCCAAACAACACAGATCGCCTAGAAAGTGGAGACGTTTCCTCAGAATCCTTAGATGGGCCATGCATGATGTGTGTTGCCCGGCGAATACCCCACAGTGAAAAGCCGATAACGTCCATTAAACAATTCACTGTTAAACTTGACACTATTGGCAGGATTACATGGATCGACAGCAGCGGCTTGTCTCCTCCATACTCCAAGTACATAAGCAAG GACCTAATTGGCTCTAAAATACAAGACTTGTGCCATCCACTGGATGTGAATAAGTTGAATGCTCATTTGGATAATACGCTTCACACCCATGAAGGCACGAGTACAATGTATCGGCTCCGTGTGAAAGCAGACAAGTTCCTTAACGTGCAAACGAAGTCAAGACTCTTTAAAGCAAATGGGATTAATGGCCACGAAAGTGATTTCTTGATGGCAACACATTCTATTATTGG GGACAATGAGTTAACGCCTAACGAGGGTGGTCAGCTTTCCAACAGCAAAACGTGCTCTGGACATTCTAGTAACCATTGTACgaatagtagtaataataataatggtaacaataacaataacgtcGGTGGTCCATTGATGACCGGGGCTCATCTTAATGGCCAATCGAGTTGCAATACCGGCCGGGGGCTGGCAGCGGCACGGGCACCAacatcctcctcctcgtcaaACTTGAATGTATTTAGTGCAAACGATACTTCGTCGTGCAATCCTTTAACTTCACTGAGTACGACAAGTAATTCGTTCAACCAATTTTCGGGGAACATGGAATTGGACTTTGAGCTTTTCCCTAGTACCACATGGGAACCACTGGACAGCGGACATAGTTGGGGAGATCGATCTGACTCGAGGGCAAGCGGACCGACTAATTCTCGACCCCCCTCGCAGCCAGCCCCGGCATCTCCGAGCCCCCAAGGATCATACTCCGTTAATTCTGCTACTGGCGCCACATCCCACTGTAGCCCAATGCGCGCATACAGCCCAACCACGGTGCACACCAGTAGATCCTTCAGTAATTCCTTCTCGTTCAGTCCTCTTCAGGAGACGCAAACGGCGGTCACTGCCACACCTTCAAGCGCTAATACCAACGGGGGTGGTGGGGTATTGGCTAACAAGAGATTGGAGGAGAGCAAGGGATGCCCACCTGTTACACCTGTCAATGTTGATACAAACAAAAGTCAGCATAGCGCCGCACCAGCCCCAGACACACAGAACTGTACTGTTTCTACAGAGTCTCGAAGACTCAGGAATCTTTTGACCAAGGGAGCTAGCACTAGTGACGAAAATCAAGACAATATCAATAATACTGTCTCTGACAACCAAAACAAGCATAGGATACTGAAGACATTGCTTAAGGAGGCTGATGATGAGGATCTTCATCTTGATATAGATAACAAAAAAGTACGGCCAAGCAATAGCGGTATATCCAAATCCAGCACCGATCATTCCAAGACTTCAAGCGGAAACAACATGTTGTTGGAG CAGCTCCTAAAAGACCAGgacgaagaaggaaaaagtcACGACTCACAG AACCGCGGCGATGATCCTCTATTGAAAAGTCTTGGATTTAATAACCCGACACCACCGCTGTCACAATCAGGCAATCATGGAGGCCAGTCACAAGTTGGTCAAAAGAGACCAGGTGAGACTGGAGATGAAGATTTGGCTGCAAAACGTACAATGGACGGGCTGCACCAAGTAACTTCTTCTGGCAATAACTCGTCCTCGAATGCCTCAACCAGTAAGCTATgggagaagaataaaatgcTCGCCTGGCTTTTAGCACAACAGCCCTCTGAACCGAAAACTAAACCTTCAGTACCTCTCCATGAATTATCAGCAATTCCACAG GAAACGCTACCTCGCATTAAGGCAGCACAGCAAAAAACCTGGGCCACTGCGCAACCAGTTGTTAGTAATCCATCTACAACGACAAGCACTCCGATCCAAAGTCAACCTCGACTACCTCGCACTTCGACTAATATCTATGATTTTAATCCG caACAGCGACCTCAAGTGGGTTCTATGAATCCAGAATTTGGAACTACTAGTGGAGAAACTCGTCGTTCTGTTCAGGTAGAACAGAATTGGCTGGAAACTTCAGGGTCTGATCCCATACTTTCTGATCTATTAGATCAAGTCATAGACATTGTGCCAGATACAATCACAG ATCCAACAGCGATCATAAATCTTTTAGACATCATCGAATCGCCTCAGAATAATGCTGTAGACGAGAAAATAGCTGCTATTAACGCCATTCACAAGTCATTGATACTATGCGAAACTGTAGTGAACCCTACGTCTTCCACGATAACGATGCCTGGAACACCGCCTGCATACTCCACCGCA TTGGGAAATACTCCTGTGACAACCGGCCATAATTACCAGCCACCTCCTATGtaccagcaacagcagcaaagGGCAAGATTTAATAACGTCCAACAGAATGTTGTACGCCAGTCATCAGCCCAATTCAGTCAACAACAGTTACAGTTGCAACAGAGAACTAAGCAGCTTCAAcatcaacagcagcaacagcagcaacagcaacttAAGCAACGGTTGCttcagcaacagcagcaacaacaacttCTTATACCTTCTAATGCAACTGCCACTGACCAGTTACCGACCGACATTCACAACATTGATAGTCTACTCAACAACACAGTGGCGCCTAACGTTTCACTACAG CGATCGAGCGTCTCCGACTCTCAGGTATCACCGGGTTATGGAGGATTATCCGTCCAGTTGCCTTCCACGCATCGTCTTACTCATTCATACTCACACCCTTCAACGTTACCTCAACA cTCTGTTGTGAACACCAACTTCAATAACGGGCAACAAGGATCAGCGGCAGCGAGGCTCTCCCCACACTCGCCCGCTAgcattttgtcattttcacaTCCACAATCGCTATCTCCTCGCGTAACTCAG GGAAATTACGGCAACGGACCAAGGATGTTCGTAAACTCAGTAAGACCGCAACCGCAACAGTCTGTCtcacagcaacaacagcaacgaTCCATGCCATCGCCTGGAACGCCTGCTTCGGCAAGGCAATCTCCTTTTCCTGCAGACACCTTTCCACCGCCACCTGCCTCACCTACCGCTGGTCAATTTCCTCCGGTTCCTAATGCAGGTGCGGCGAATCCCTCAGGACAATATAGACTTCAGCGAACTACATCAACTCCATCAGCAACAACACAGCTGCCAG GTGGGATAAATTCGCCCAGGCACTATGGGGGAATGAATAAGGAGCAGCCTCTTCTGTCGCCAAGTCACCCTCATTCTGGCTGTCCGTCTCAGCCATCGCTGAACCAACACAATGTCACCAACGCCCAACATCTATCGAATCAACACCCTGCTATGATTTATCACTCAAACACCACACTCAACTCCACTGAAGTACAGAATAACCAATTTTGTTACGATCGAGCGTCCGTTTCACTCTATTCGTCGGGGCCTGGGGATACATCGAACACCAGGCCTCTGCCTCCTGGCAATCCCAACAGTCACCAAATGGGTG GTAATACGGGAAGCGGTGGGACTATGACGGAGTTTGTTCGACAGGAGTTGAGAGCTATTGTTGGCGCTCGAacacaacagcagcaacaacagagGATACCCAACAACATCCAAAACAATTTATCTGGTCAAGTTTCTGCGGAAGAACTCGACGCCCTTGGTTTAACTTACGAGATGTCTTCTGCAG GTGAGGCTGTGGTTAGTGATGGCCCCGCCAAAAGCTGGGCCATTGGGAGTGCTGGAAGTGCACCCTCTTCCTCCAGG ACTACTATGGAGGAAGTGGCACGAGGTGATCCGAAATCATCCCTACTACAAAAACTATTATCCGAGTGA